One genomic window of Artemia franciscana unplaced genomic scaffold, ASM3288406v1 Scaffold_2267, whole genome shotgun sequence includes the following:
- the LOC136042871 gene encoding deubiquitinase DESI2-like, with protein sequence MAQKPFILNVYDISWWHFLGIGAHHSGVEVHGTEYAYGGSGTYEIVPRDSENLGRQFKFKESLHIGFTDFTDEDVKSIVESMSSDYRGDKYHLINRNCNHFCNDLSNVLCGRKIPSWVNRLASMSNYFRNKLASRAK encoded by the coding sequence ATGGCTCAAAAACCTTTTATACTGAACGTTTATGATATATCTTGGTGGCACTTCCTGGGGATTGGAGCTCATCATTCTGGGGTAGAAGTTCATGGAACAGAGTATGCGTATGGTGGCTCTGGAACCTATGAAATTGTACCACGGGATTCTGAAAATCTTGGACGACAATTCAAATTCAAGGAGTCACTGCACATTGGTTTCACGGATTTTACAGACGAAGATGTCAAGAGTATAGTTGAAAGTATGAGTTCTGACTATCGAGGCGATAAATATCATCTCATCAATAGAAACTGCAATCATTTCTGTAATGATCTTTCTAATGTTTTATGCGGCAGAAAAATTCCATCTTGGGTGAATCGATTGGCTTCAATGAGTAACTATTTTAGGAACAAACTAGCTTCACGAGCAAAATGA